Sequence from the Besnoitia besnoiti strain Bb-Ger1 chromosome Unknown contig00014, whole genome shotgun sequence genome:
ttctcttctacTCTCACATTCAAGAGGCGTGGCGAGACAAGTCTTACAGAAGCTATGGTTTCAATACCTTTGGGGAACCACTGCGCGAGTTATGCTGTGACTATGAAATGCTCAGCTTACAAGCACAGTTCATATAGTAGTGAATGCCGCGGATTACGAATCTATAGCTCTAGGCAGGCACATGGGCACCGAGAAGAAAGTGATTTTTGGCGAGCACCCTGGCAACTCACAGTTTCAATATATCTCATCACCGAGAGACTTCTTTCCCTCCGCGAGAGATAGAATATACTGAAGAAAACTAGCAGTGCCCCTGTCGAGGTCTTGCGCTTCTGAAGTGTCACTGATTTTCGCTTTGGAGCCGCGTTATGTGCAAAAAGAATAACCAATTGAGGGCTGCCGTGCCAAAGCTCGCTTTGCTCTTTGACGCCTATACACTACCAACCAACAGCCTTGGGTCACTGCGGTGGTGCCCGCTGTGCCCACGGAAAACAGTACTGCGTTAGTGCTAACTCTCACAGGCAGTTTCTTAGTCGAAAAGTAGAGGTTCGCTCTTTGAATAAGTTTTCCACTCATCGCTGAATTCTGCGCAACTCGGTCAACGCGGGACAGTCTTTGAATCTCATTCAGAAGCTTGAGGCCGAAAGGAACAGCTCTGCGTTTTGCAAGAAACTCCGTGTTACTACACTGCACTGGTTCGAGAAGACACACTTGGCTTGACACTCCGTTCACACACATACATTCTAATCGAGTGAGCCAGCATGCCCTTCGAATCACCGATACACTTCATGCTCCCGTCTTCATAAGGTTCGCTTTTACAAGTTTAGTGACTACCGTAGTGACAGTTTCAACAACAAAGTTTATGCCCTAGTCCACGCATTTCTACTTTCTGGCTCACCCGTGCCTTCGCCCTGACCGCCAGGAAGGCAAGACCGCAGCTCGCCTGCATAGGGGCTCTATACACACGCGCCAGGAGAAGTGCTTTTCGAAATTTCACCCATACACGCTCGACTAGGGGAATCGACAGGATCCTTGTCCAGACAGTCCACGAGAAAAGAGTGTGCGAGAATACCTAAAGAGGGATGGCGCACCTCGGCTCTGATCTGCCCCTTGCTCTGAGAGTATGACTTGAGCCAAGCCGAGGCCGCACGCCAAAATGAACGTGAGAAGAAAATCCTGCCTCACAGACCGCGCGCATGCCTCAGCACTTTTTGCCTCGCGCCATTTCACGCTTTGCTTATTTCTTGGGGGGAAGCTTGGGAGGGCCTTTCTTCCCCGGCAACGGCGGGCCTTTTGCTTTCGCTCcccctggaggcggcgggccttTCGCTCcccctggaggcggcgggccttTCGCTCcccctggaggcggcgggccttTCGCTCcccctggaggcggcgggccttTCGCTCcccctggaggcggcgggccttTCGCTCcccctggaggcggcggcccctTTGCGGGTAGAGACGCtttcgcgccttcttccttcttttctgccccctccgcggccgcaggggccTTGAGGCCTGGCGGCCCTAGTGCCTTTTTCGGATCTTCCTtaggcgcgccggcggcggccttcgcgtctggGGCAGGCGACGCCCCCTTGAGGACAGGGGCGGCCAGCTCggcttttttcttctttttgaGAATTTCATCCATCAGCACCCaaggcgcgtctcgctcgagctgtttgcggcggcgctccacgAGGTCCTGGCGTCGCGGAGTGATTTCTCCGGCACTGCGaatcgcctccacgcgcacgccgcccgAGCGGAGGAGCTCAACTAACCTAAACACAAGCTGCCCGGCGGCTTTCCACCCCGCTTCGATGTCTTGACGCTCTCTATAgctcagcgccgccagccgcagcTCGGACTGCGTGACGACGACGTTGCGCAATTGGAAAAAACGCTCCCAGAGGTGGGCGAGGAGCTCCGACGCGGAGAATCCCTTCTTGGTCTGGCGCGCATACGCCTCCTGGTCGCAGTACCGAATCAGGAGCCCGCCGATGCTGTTGGCGGCTTTGAGCCTCTTCAACATCTCCTGAGGGAAGATCAAGAGATccggcgacagccgcgacaCCACTGGAATCCTGTCATCAATGCAGTCTGTGACCTGCAGGTACGCGGGGCTCTTGTTGTAGATATTCGCCGCGAGCGTGCCCGGGTTGAACCCCATGACGACGTTCGCCTCcagcgtctgccgcaggTCCAGCGGCTCGTACTGGACTTCGAAGTTTCTGCACACGCCGATGGCCAGCGCGTGCAGGACGGTCATTTGGTCTCTCTGTCCCACGACGttggcgtccgcgcctcgctccagAAGCAGTCGTACCAtatctctctgcagcgcgtaCGCGGCAAGCATCAGCGGCGTTTCTCCGCGCTCGGTCTTCGCATTCAGATCCGCCTCGGATTCGCCCGCactcgccttctcggcgcccCCCCGGTAACCGGTGACGTTGGGACACgccacgcgaggcgcgaggagctcctcgaCAGTCTGAACGTCTCCACTGTAGCAAGCGAGATGCAAAggcgtcgcgccttctccgttcATGCTCTTGACGCTCCATCCGCTGCGAATCAGCTGCCGGCAGAGCTCGCGCTtcccccgcgcggcggcaaagTGTAGCGGGCCGTTCATGCCGAGGATCTGGTGCGTGCAGGCCTTCATGAGCATGTCTTTCCACTTCTTGTACCTGTccttctcgtcgcgccgcgcacactCGCGCAGAAAGAGCCGCACAATCTCAGCCTGGTCGCGGTCAGCGcgatccgccgccgcagagcgcagctgcaggcgccgctgcgaaaGGTCAACAcctcccttcgcctcctcttccacAGCTACCGCGCGGTTCTCCATCtcgaccgcggccgcagagcccAGCGCTGGGACCGCGCCTGCTGGCAGAGGCATCGCCGCCATCGCCAGCAGTGGCGTCACCCCCATCTCGTTCCCCCGCAGAAAGTCGAAGCCGACGTCGAGGAGTCTGAACAAAGCGCCACACGCGAGCCAGACGAAACGAACGTGGCGACGGAAATAGGGATGCGTGCGCAACGCGACAGCCCGCACAAAGCGGATGAAACAGGGGCGTATCCAGCTGAACCTATACATCTCTTCCCTCCACACACCATCATCCGTGTCGAAGCATGCAAACCTGACGGCGCAtcgccgcatgcgtgcggCCTGTACGCTTCGTTCGCCCCCCGGCATCTCAACATTCGTGTCGAGGAAGCAGGACGCGACGAAGTGGCTTCACTCACTTGCGCACGAGGCCCAGACGGGACTGCGAGGCGGCAATGGCCATGATGGAGAGGCCGGAGGCGAGGTGATGGACATGATTGAAGGCCGCGAGGATTTCCATCGACATAGGGCAgtcgaggccgaggcgcgcgatgGTTGCCGCCAATTGGAACGGGTCGGTCtccacggcgcggcggatcGCCTAGGGaaccgcgagcgacgcgacaAAAACGCACAGCGAAGAGAAACAAGGTGAAGCCTTTCGTCAGCTACCAaacctctccctctcctaCCTTCGCGCTCTTCTGGGCAGCAGTCCAGCCCATTCTCAGGACGGGCCTGCACTCGAGTCTTCTCGCTTTCGGTCTGCCCTTCAGCCCTCCCGCTCTATGCGCCTCGGTCGTTTCTGTGTCTGCCGGTGCTGCCGCCCCTCGCGTTTGCGTTTCGCGGCTCCTCTTGCAGTGCCCCGACACCCGCGGAGTCTGAACGAACCCTCGCCTTTGTCTCGTCGTTCGTCTTTTCCTGGCGTCTGCTGAGGGCGTCCTGCATGCAGACGTCGCGTCGCTTCCCCGCGTCGCACTTCCTTTCGCCTCCGTTCCTTTTCTCCGTTCCCAATCTCTGCTTTCTGTGGTGATTCACCCTTCCCTGTCGTTTTGTTTGACTTGTCTGTCTCACACTTGGCTCCGCGAGACGGCTCCTCCCGCCCCTGCTTTCTTCGCTCGACTTGCATCTGCTATGCGGCGACTCACGCAGGACGCGGGGCCGGTATCTCGTCTGCCGCGAAGAACTCTCTGGATCTCACTTACCTCTTCACTGTCTGTCTGGCGCCCGAGGACCTTCCTGTAGTAGCTGAGGAAGACGCTAAAGGTGGAGACCTTGACGGAGATCATGGCGGGCGGCGTGGCGActtcgagcgccgcggcatACGTACGCAGCTGCTGGATGGCGGTGAGGGCGACGGTGCTTCGCGGGCCGCAGCACACCGCCGCGTTCCAGAGAGACGCGTACATGGGCTCCAGGACGAGGCCGCTGGGGGGCccggctccgcgccgcgtcagcTTGTCGACcatcgaggccgcgaaggtGATCTGCGCGAGCTTGTTATAGAGGTGAATCTTTTCGCGGTGGCAGATCGGCAGAACGGCCTCGGCCGCAATCACCGCGCGCCGGATGTAGACCAGCGCCTGGGGCACGTCCTGCCGCGGATTCCGCGAGAGGAGCCCCGCCGCGATCACCTCCGCGTTGTAGAGAAGGAAGTGGTTCGGGTGGAGGCGCGAGCTGAACTGGCGAATAATGTCCACGTAGAGCTTCTGCGCAGGCAGCTTCTCGCCCCGCACCAGTCGCCGCTCGGCCTTCTTTGCCAGCTGCGCAACTTCGGCCTCGAGGGCCGCGCAGTGGACTGCGAGGTAGTCCGAGGAATTCCCACACCGACCGCACTGCCAAATTTCctccacgcggcgcccgcgccgagccCCGCTCTGCTTCCGCGACAGACTGCCGttgcgcgacgcagagcccTCCGCCCCAtcccccgccccgcctccgccgtcgccggagccggcggcgtcttcaAGGACGCCGATCCTGCGGGCGACTTCGGCTCCGCCGACTCCGTaggcctgcaggcgcttctgGAGCGCGCGGGACTTAAAGGGCGAGCAGTagccgcgcaggcagacgacgcagcggacgccgcgcagcatgCGGCCGCCCTCAGAGGGGTCAGAGcagcgcacgcagccgcagccaaAGACGCGCGGGAGCGCGTCGACGCCCTTGCGCGCGACGGCTGGCGTGAATAGGTCCTCAACCATGgagatgcagaggcggccgccgaccggGATATGGCAGAGCGCGCGGACGGAGACGTATCCGTCCTCGTCGAGGCTGTAAGTGCACGTAGGCACGCAGCTGTGATGGAAGTTGGCGAGGACTTGtgagaagacgaggccgaTGCTGGCGtcggggtcgcggcgctggaccgcggaggagggcgacgtgCTGTGCACGAAGGGAGAGTACTGGCTGAGGATGAGCATCACGTCGATCagctccttctgctgcaggTAGCAGTAGAAGGAGGGCGGGAACTCCTTCTGgatgcgccgcgccagcgtcgACAGCTTCCGGTACAACTCTGGCTGACCAAACTTGACGCTGTCGCTGTACGACTGCAGCTCGCCCACGACCTGGAAGAGCGTGTCCTGCTGCGGAGGGACGACTTGGCGCTCGAGCcccgcgcgaagcagcgcgcgacaCACGTGGAAGACCGCTGTCACGCCGAGCCCAGCCTCACGCGCGGCCGCCATGATCATGGGCAGGAGCTGACACTCGAGCGAGTGCACGCGGATGTTCCGCATCAGACACTCCCAGGAGCAAAAGACAAAGGGACAGGTGTGCGGCGAGATCGGGCAAGAGAAGCCGCGGTCGGGGacccgccgctcgcgcagacAATGGAAACACGTTGTGAAGATGTGACTCCCGCTTCCCTCCAGCGTCACCGGGGTGCTGACGAACGGCAGCTGCCGGCAGACCAACTGCCCCGGCTCGAAGGCCACTTCCGCGATGCACatggccttcttctcctggcGCACGACGATGAACGGCAAGTTCATCGAGCTGCTGTCGTtgcgccccccgccgccgcccgtgccctgcgcgccgcggcctgcggcgccactCTCCCGCATGCCGCGCAGGAATGGCGTGAGAAGCCGCGAAAAGTAgttcgcttctgcgccgcggccggcgcccgcgcagtTGAAGTACGCCAAGCCCCCTGAGTCGAAGAGCGCAGCCTTGTAGACGTGCGGAATGCGTGTcacctgcgcgaggcgcagctcctccacgGCCCGCAGCGACCTGACCACTGTGCGGTCGTCGGGCGAGCAAAACAGCGCGCCCCAATACATTTCTATCGCTTGGTCGTATTTCTTCTGCTGGACATacacctccgccgcgaggacATACAAGTCCGCGAAGCGCGGGAAGCTGTCAAGGTAAaagtgcagcagcgcctcggcgtcgctgtaCTGATGCTTCCCGATGAGCTGCGGCACCGTCGTTCGCAGCACTTCAAGCTCTTCTTCCTGTCTcctgcgctcctcctcgtgaTCGTCTATCGACCGGCCCAGGTCGCGCCGAAGCATGCCCCGGCCGACCGCCGACTGCCCCCCAGGCGAACCCTCATGCGAGGAGTCGTGGGGTGAGGCCTCCACGATCCcctgccgccggccgcggagccgcgcgtcgccctctgcgttctccgcgccctcggcggcaatctcgaagcgccgcgtggcggccttcgccgccaccgGGGACGACGGGGCCTCTTCCCCCGCCGCATCCtgggaggcgggcgcgtccccccgcgcgccccggcccgcggcagcgtcgggcgaccgcggcgcgccttgcCGACTCAGCTGCAaacgctgccgcagcgcgcgatcTGCCGCCTTGTCGATCTCCGCGAGAGACGTGCCGCTGTCGTCAGCCGGCGTGGCCTGGAcgacgctgcggagaagcGTGTCAAACATCCTGGCGCGGAGTAGGaacgaagcgcgcgcgctcaGGCGCCGAAGAACAAGGGTTAACCGCGGCCGAGATAAGGGAGACAGAAACAAACAGCAAGCCAAGACAGAGCCGCCGGGAGGTGGACACGAGGAACCAGCAGAAAGACATAACACTATGCCACGGTTAGGAAAGGGTggggaggagaagaggagggggagCGGGCGCACCTCTGATGTCTGtagcgtcgccttcgccaggGAACGATTAGAGAGTCTAGAGGGCACCGGGGAAAGCAGCGTCGCTCACATGGTGGCGATAAGGCAGGGAGACAGCCAGACCTAGACAAATCCGCCTGCCGAAGAAATGCATATCATACCTTCGAAGTGGCAGGACGAAGCGATTCTGTATAATAGTTTCCAGTAGACTCTTGTCAGGGCCCAAGCTTTCTGTTCCCCCCTGTGCAAAACCGCTGGCATATACCAGCACCACATGCTAGAAAACGTGCCCTCTTTCTGGAGCCACTGAAAGATCCTGTTTCGACGAGTAAGAAATGCAAAAAAACTCTGGCTACCACGACGGTTTCGAATGCGAAACTGCAGAACAAGCGCTGCGACTCGGGTGGCAACGAATGGGACAAACATGCAATACGTGGAATGACAAAACAGATTCAAAACTCATCGAAGGAAGGATATTGAGGGCACGTACGGTACCACCAGGAGTCCCGCCAACTCTGTCGGTGAATCGAGACACCGTCACCGGGGCGGACTTCCCCCACTGAAGACGCGTGGAAAAAAGTTTGCCGTTTGGTCCCTCCAAAGGTCGTCAAGAGGGGCTGGTGAAATTGACAAGACACTCTTTTGAAGGAACTTGAATGAATCGCGCGTTTCTCTCGACAGTGCGGCACACTGCccgacggagaggcgaaaTAAGGCCAGGGCGGACCCGCGTAGGCTTTAAAAAGAAGTAGGTACCGAGCAGAAAAATAGACTGTCACCAGCTGATGCGAACGGGGCATGACAATTTCAAGGCTTTACTGTTTCGCAGTTGCCTTGTGATTGCGTGGACGGAGGGTGGCGCCCTCCAGTGGACGCGGCcatcggcggcggagctcggAACTCGAAGTCAGTTAAGGAAGCCGCCcgagaaacgcagaaaaacaaCGGAAAGCCTGAAGGATTTTCCCCCGAAAAAGCACACTGGATcgagagaagcgaaagaCAAGTAGCCAGCCTCCTGTTTTTTCAAATGAATCTTACAGCGTAACTGTCTTGCTGAAACACACCGCATGCATGAATGCATATACACGGTGTGCGCCTCAAAAAGCCCCATGTCTCACGCGGGTTcaggctcgccgcctcgatCCCCTTCCTGGGCCCTCTTTTGGGTCTGGCAGTGGGAATAAGCTGAAGTCCACTCTGATGCGCTCTAACCTTGAGTCGATTTTCCAGGGAATAAAAGACTCTCCAGTTTTCTGGAGCACCGGACTTCCCTCTGCTGTGGTAAGAACATAGTCGCGGAGGTAGGCAAACGATTCCAGCTGGATGCTCCCTGTTCGCGCACGAGACAGAGTCATGTTTGTGAATTGCATGCTGGTGCGATAAAGAAGCCGTGTCGACTTGCAGAGAACACGACACTGCGAATCTGCTTTCAAACACAAACACTGCAAATACTCAATACCCTGCATTTATCGGTTTGACATCGTGCACTCTGCGCGGTGATCCAGCGCCCGCATGCCACCGCGCCACATACCTGTTTCGACACGCCCAAAGGACTCTTGCGTGTGAATCATTTTTTGTCACCAATTGACAGAGGCATAtctgtctttttcttctgtaAACCTTGTGAATGGGAGAGTCTTGTAATTGAGAGAGTAGCCGAGACTCGCATTACAAACGGTTGGGTTCCAGCCTGCTTAGCTTAGTTGGTAGAGCATCCGCCTAGTAAGCGGAAGGTCGTCGGTTCGACTCCGGCAGTAGGCTCTTTTCCGGATCTCCGGACTTTTTGTCTCATCTCAGTATGAGGCACACCTGATGGGTGGACACGTCCGTTCTATTTCTCAATGCTGGATTTTGTCGTTGAAAGTACTTTACTTGAAAATCCTGCGGAAAGTGTTCGCAGTCTTCTCGCATGTCAATTTTGCTGACCGAGCCCCTTCGTGACAAAAATCGGGTTCTTCTGACTGTGTTCCACTCTCACAGTGGCTTGCCTCTGACACACACGTGTAACTGCTGGATGATGTTGACACATCTAGAAAGATGAGTTCAACTGATGCAATCAATAACTGAGGTGTACCGCGTGGAAGTATCTTGCACCAGTTCTGCGTCTTGCCGTGTATTACCGGCGACCTGGTTGTCCGCTGAAGGCAATTCACGCAGGAGCAGCAACAGAGTATTTGAAAGGAACAGGTCACAAGCCTCGACGACTACTGCGCTTCCTTTTGACAGAATAACCGTCATGCCTGATCGATTTTTTTCCCCAATAATGCTTCAAGCAGAACTAGTTGCCGATCCTTGCTTGCTCCACGATGCTCTAGTACAGGCGCTCGCTTTGAGATCGCACAGATATTCGTAGATGCATGATAATCTTAAACTGTGCATGCCATATGGGTTGACAGCAATCGAGTGGCGCTCTTTCCGCCACCTACCCCATCGGAACTCGCATCGGCGGGTCTCCTCAAGCAGACCTATCGTCTTTCATATGCGCCACCGCGTGCCGGTCatgcctctgtctccgcgtcaTACAGTACTTTTTCTTGTGTGAGTGTGAAGCTCCCCAACATGCCTTAATGCAGAAACGAACAAAGACGTAAGCTTCAATCCCAGCGTCGCGGAAAATATCTTCCGCCAAATCACCCCTCTCGGGCCCCGGCGGCGGACACTTATCCCGGAGCCGAAAGCAGTTTACGGCTTCTACAGTTAGGACGTGCTATGACCAAGGGAAGGCGGAATGTCCTCACGGATCTCCGAGGAACTGGCAAGTGTATAGCGGAGTTCAGCTGCTTAAAGAAGGGTGATTCTTAATagaaggcgacgcacagATGCGTCCCAGCACGGATAGAGGACTCAGCGTGCCCACGCAGCGAAAGGGCAATTTGACTGGACACGCCTCGCAAGCCAAACGAGGGGGATCCACTTCATTCCATTACAGAAGGAGGGAAACACAGTGTTCTCATATATTGAAGCGGTCATTTACAATGGAGGTAGTCTCTGCACACTCCACAAGGTATACCGTCGCTTCCTAGCAGTAAAGCAGCCCATTTGCCAGGGTCAGGTCACGTTGCCTCCGAGAGGCAACGTGACCTGAACACAGCGAGCCCTCCCTTTAGAGAGGGCTCGCTGTGTTTCAAACAAAAAGCCACCAAATGTGAGAGCACAGTTGATTTACATCTCAGAAGACCCCGCTCGAAGACCTCGAGCAGACATGTacgagaaaaaaaactcCAAATATAACTAGGATACCCGCATGAACCTGTTTTTGACCAAGCGAGCGTTAAGTGTGCCTTTTTAGCAGGTCAGGGGACTAAAGTCCGGCATTTGCTGCATTGCACTGCTGAATAGTCACGTGGAAATCACGAGATAGCCCCGCACGAGCCCCGGGTTCTACAGGCAGGACACGCGCCGACGTTTCCCGTAGATATCCAAAGCGTGCATAGGGGACGCTTGACCTAAGAGGCTTACATGTGGTGCACATTAGCGTGGCGACGTTTGCTTATGCTGCCCTACAGCTGCACACAGAGAATTTGATTCGTTTGCTCCCATTGCTGTAAAAGAATACCTCCAGTTCACCGCATATTTTTTCTGCAAAAAATTACGTATGTGGTGTATACGTGCATACcgcacgcacgcgcgtgTGGACGTTTCCCTTCAGTGGCCGCGTGGAATCTTTCCACGTGCACGATCTGCCTGCGACAACGCAAAGCATCCCCCGCGTCGTTGTTAACAACGGAAACACCGGAGGGCTCTAGTCTTTTTCTTtcacgacgacgcggccgaTCTTTCTGCGCCggacgcggcgctcttctttctcctggATCGCGTTCGTTTTTTCGTGGCGGTCTTCTGAAAAAGGGgtggaaggagaggaaacaTGACGCAACGCACATGCCTGAAGGAGTTGCCTGACCGAGAATGCAGCTGAGAAGCACCGCAGAGCAAATCTGACCAGCGTGAACAAGAGACGAAAAACGGGCTTGCCGCCCTTGCCGATGGCTGAGGCCGGTAGAAACAGTGATGCAAAGAAGCGTGCGAGTGAGCAGATGCGCTCCGCCGACATCACACGGACCCACGAATGCAGATCGCCATGcctgcatatatacatatatataccgatatatatctgcacacccacataaatatatacagatatatagatatatgtaagTGATCCACAGTGTACCTAGAAGTACAGATGTTCGAGTCCACATCCTAGTGGACTCAAACATCCATACTTCTAGATACACACGGATATTCTGAGTGTTTCACATCGGCAGCTTGGTTGTGCCCGAGCCGCACAAATCAGAAGACGCGCTGTTCACGTCACAGCCCTGGACATGGGAGTTTTCGtgggcgcgcgcctccctcccttTCCACCAACACCGCATGCCTCAACTCTTGCGCATGAAAGGAAGTCATACTCGTCCATGGCTAGAGGCGCACACCGGACACTGCATAACTTCACTTTTTCTCAGGTGCCGACCGCTCGTCTTTCGGTGGAATGACGCCACACGACGCTCAAAGATCTCCGCAGTTTCCTTACAGGCGGAACGGTGAcagtcttctgcgccttcttgcACGAGAGCGGATTCACGCCCTTCCGTCCCTGCTTCCTGTTCAGAGCATACACCCCACCAGGCGCTCGCACGCTGCAGATGACGCGCAGAGTTCGCGACGATGGAAAGGGACGCATGCGGAAAACTCACGGCTCTCCATTTCAAAAAGGCGTGATCATAAAGCGATCCACGCCGCCCTGCTCTGGGTATGTCGCCCCTTCCCCTCTCGTGGATAGGTTTCTTCCGTTTTACATGCCTGGTGCcatcctctctctgctccctCTCTGCATGGATATATTATCTGGAGACTGTGTCCCTCCCTCTCCATTATGGCAGGCTGCTTCCACAGCGACCCGTGCAGActttctcctctcgtctATGAAAAGTGGCTGCGGACCATCCCCCGAGGTCACCAGCTGGCAAGTCTCTCGCCAGAGAGATGAAGACACGCGCATCGGGAGACTAGCTATTCCTCGCACATTCGATTGCCTACCTACACGCCCCTGTCCCGAAGAGTACCCACTCGAAGCTGGTATCTGATTGGAATTGCATGTCTGGTGACTTAACGATAACTCTGATTAGGGTTTAGAGTTTCTACGCCAACGTGCTGCCTTGGGCTCGCcgagctgctcgcgcgcatggagctgcgcgaggtctcactttttcttctctgtcgaGACCGCGGCCATCCCGCCGGGGGCTCCCGGcttggcgccgcctgcgagggcgtTCTGCGCCTTCACTTTCCGCCGTGTCTCGTGGAAGAGCCGGCGCTCGGCTTTCCCCATCTtgagttttttcttctcctcttgcttgtgcgtctcgcgcgtcttcgaggTCGGCGGCTCCAGTTGCAGAATGCCTCCCTTGTAAATGAAGATCAGCGGCACGCCCGGAATCTGCCTGGGtgaacgaggagagagcgaaacgCAGAGACGGAAAAAACCCGACGCGTCTTTCAACGGCGTGTGGACATGAAGAAAACGCCAACGACCCGACGTCACCGCCGCACAGGAGACAAGCGGATCACAGCGagccgcctgcaggagcGAAATGGAAGGGG
This genomic interval carries:
- a CDS encoding putative histone lysine methyltransferase, SET (encoded by transcript BESB_024870); translated protein: MFDTLLRSVVQATPADDSGTSLAEIDKAADRALRQRLQLSRQGAPRSPDAAAGRGARGDAPASQDAAGEEAPSSPVAAKAATRRFEIAAEGAENAEGDARLRGRRQGIVEASPHDSSHEGSPGGQSAVGRGMLRRDLGRSIDDHEEERRRQEEELEVLRTTVPQLIGKHQYSDAEALLHFYLDSFPRFADLYVLAAEVYVQQKKYDQAIEMYWGALFCSPDDRTVVRSLRAVEELRLAQVTRIPHVYKAALFDSGGLAYFNCAGAGRGAEANYFSRLLTPFLRGMRESGAAGRGAQGTGGGGGRNDSSSMNLPFIVVRQEKKAMCIAEVAFEPGQLVCRQLPFVSTPVTLEGSGSHIFTTCFHCLRERRVPDRGFSCPISPHTCPFVFCSWECLMRNIRVHSLECQLLPMIMAAAREAGLGVTAVFHVCRALLRAGLERQVVPPQQDTLFQVVGELQSYSDSVKFGQPELYRKLSTLARRIQKEFPPSFYCYLQQKELIDVMLILSQYSPFVHSTSPSSAVQRRDPDASIGLVFSQVLANFHHSCVPTCTYSLDEDGYVSVRALCHIPVGGRLCISMVEDLFTPAVARKGVDALPRVFGCGCVRCSDPSEGGRMLRGVRCVVCLRGYCSPFKSRALQKRLQAYGVGGAEVARRIGVLEDAAGSGDGGGGAGDGAEGSASRNGSLSRKQSGARRGRRVEEIWQCGRCGNSSDYLAVHCAALEAEVAQLAKKAERRLVRGEKLPAQKLYVDIIRQFSSRLHPNHFLLYNAEVIAAGLLSRNPRQDVPQALVYIRRAVIAAEAVLPICHREKIHLYNKLAQITFAASMVDKLTRRGAGPPSGLVLEPMYASLWNAAVCCGPRSTVALTAIQQLRTYAAALEVATPPAMISVKVSTFSVFLSYYRKVLGRQTDSEEAIRRAVETDPFQLAATIARLGLDCPMSMEILAAFNHVHHLASGLSIMAIAASQSRLGLVRKLLDVGFDFLRGNEMGVTPLLAMAAMPLPAGAVPALGSAAAVEMENRAVAVEEEAKGGVDLSQRRLQLRSAAADRADRDQAEIVRLFLRECARRDEKDRYKKWKDMLMKACTHQILGMNGPLHFAAARGKRELCRQLIRSGWSVKSMNGEGATPLHLACYSGDVQTVEELLAPRVACPNVTGYRGGAEKASAGESEADLNAKTERGETPLMLAAYALQRDMVRLLLERGADANVVGQRDQMTVLHALAIGVCRNFEVQYEPLDLRQTLEANVVMGFNPGTLAANIYNKSPAYLQVTDCIDDRIPVVSRLSPDLLIFPQEMLKRLKAANSIGGLLIRYCDQEAYARQTKKGFSASELLAHLWERFFQLRNVVVTQSELRLAALSYRERQDIEAGWKAAGQLVFRLVELLRSGGVRVEAIRSAGEITPRRQDLVERRRKQLERDAPWVLMDEILKKKKKAELAAPVLKGASPAPDAKAAAGAPKEDPKKALGPPGLKAPAAAEGAEKKEEGAKASLPAKGPPPPGGAKGPPPPGGAKGPPPPGGAKGPPPPGGAKGPPPPGGAKGPPPPGGAKAKGPPLPGKKGPPKLPPKK